In Natator depressus isolate rNatDep1 chromosome 9, rNatDep2.hap1, whole genome shotgun sequence, a single genomic region encodes these proteins:
- the LOC141993352 gene encoding cytochrome P450 2J6-like isoform X2 → MWQMDFKRQHETLIKLAQIYGNIFTLWMGHIPIIILNGFPTVKDGLTVHSEEVSGRPTTPFFRKTAGGKGIIFTSGHTWKQQRRFGLMTLRNLGLGKKGLEHRIQEEARHLVEYFMNARGDPLDPSFPIIHSVSNVIAAVMFGHRFSTEDKNFHQLIESNDYLVNFGGSISEMLYDIFPWFMNHLPGAHQKAFYCQEFLRSFARKELRSHQESGSPDEPQDFIDFYLAQIDKSKAEPDSTFDEDNLVQTIFDLFLAGTETTTTTMHWAVLYMVVYPDIQEKVQKELDAVLGPSHLISYEDRKELPFTYAVVHEIQRYSSIVAVGVPRECVKDTVLQGFPIEKGTIILPNLTSALFDPEQWETPRQFNPNHFLDQDGNFVNKEAFLPFSAGHRVCLGEQLAKTELFIFFTNLLRVFSFRLPEGVKEINTEFILGATLQPHPYKICAVPR, encoded by the exons ATGTGGCAGATGGATTTCAAACGCCAGCATGAGACTCTCATTAAG TTGGCACAGATTTACGGGAACATCTTCACCTTGTGGATGGGACATATTCCTATCATCATACTGAATGGATTCCCAACTGTGAAGGATGGCCTGACTGTCCACTCTGAAGAGGTCTCTGGCCGGCCAACAACCCCTTTCTTTCGGAAAACGGCCGGAGGAAAGG GTATTATTTTCACAAGTGGTCAcacctggaagcagcagagacGCTTTGGGCTGATGACCCTGCGGAACCTGGGGCTGGGCAAGAAAGGCCTGGAGCACCGAATCCAAGAGGAGGCCCGTCACCTGGTGGAGTACTTTATGAATGCGAGAG GAGATCCCCTGGATCCTTCTTTCCCCATCATCCATTCGGTCTCAAACGTGATTGCGGCTGTGATGTTTGGCCATCGCTTTTCCACTGAGGACaaaaatttccaccagctgaTTGAAAGCAATGATTATCTGGTCAACTTTGGAGGCAGCATCAGCGAGATG CTGTATGATATTTTCCCCTGGTTCATGAATCATCTCCCAGGCGCTCACCAGAAGGCATTCTATTGCCAAGAGTTTCTCCGGTCTTTTGCAAGGAAGGAGCTCAGAAGCCACCAAGAGAGTGGGTCACCAGACGAACCCCAGGATTTCATTGATTTCTACCTGGCTCAGATAGACAAA AGCAAAGCTGAGCCTGATTCTACCTTTGATGAAGACAACCTGGTCCAGACTATTTTCGACCTTTTCTTGGCAGGCacagaaaccaccaccaccaccatgcacTGGGCAGTGCTTTATATGGTGGTTTACCCAGACATCcaag agaaagtccagaaggAGCTGGACGCTGTGCTGGGTCCCTCCCACTTAATCAGTTACGAGGATCGGAAGGAACTGCCGTTCACCTACGCCGTGGTCCATGAGATCCAGCGCTACAGCAGCATCGTTGCAGTGGGAGTTCCTAGAGAATGTGTCAAAGACACAGTGCTGCAGGGCTTTCCCATTGAAAAG GGCACCATTATTCTCCCAAATTTAACCTCCGCCTTATTTGACCCTGAGCAATGGGAGACACCTCGACAGTTCAACCCAAATCACTTCCTGGATCAGGATGGAAATTTTGTGAACAAAGAAGCTTTCTTACCGTTCTCAGCAG GGCACCGGGTGTGTTTGGGGGAGCAGCTGGCAAAGACTGAGCTCTTCATCTTCTTCACCAACTTGCTGCGGGTGTTCTCATTCAGGCTACCAGAGGGAGTGAAGGAAATCAACACCGAGTTCATTCTGGGGGCTACATTGCAGCCTCATCCCTATAAGATCTGTGCTGTTCCTCGCtag
- the LOC141993352 gene encoding cytochrome P450 2J6-like isoform X1, translating to MLGISEFLVTLVISLFVVQFLKLKWACSRLPPGPTPLPLIGTMWQMDFKRQHETLIKLAQIYGNIFTLWMGHIPIIILNGFPTVKDGLTVHSEEVSGRPTTPFFRKTAGGKGIIFTSGHTWKQQRRFGLMTLRNLGLGKKGLEHRIQEEARHLVEYFMNARGDPLDPSFPIIHSVSNVIAAVMFGHRFSTEDKNFHQLIESNDYLVNFGGSISEMLYDIFPWFMNHLPGAHQKAFYCQEFLRSFARKELRSHQESGSPDEPQDFIDFYLAQIDKSKAEPDSTFDEDNLVQTIFDLFLAGTETTTTTMHWAVLYMVVYPDIQEKVQKELDAVLGPSHLISYEDRKELPFTYAVVHEIQRYSSIVAVGVPRECVKDTVLQGFPIEKGTIILPNLTSALFDPEQWETPRQFNPNHFLDQDGNFVNKEAFLPFSAGHRVCLGEQLAKTELFIFFTNLLRVFSFRLPEGVKEINTEFILGATLQPHPYKICAVPR from the exons ATGTTGGGGATAAGTGAGTTTTTAGTAACTCTGGTCATCTCTCTCTTTGTTGTGCAATTTCTGAAACTGAAGTGGGCATGTAGCAGGCTTCCTCCTGGACCAACTCCCCTCCCGCTCATCGGCACCATGTGGCAGATGGATTTCAAACGCCAGCATGAGACTCTCATTAAG TTGGCACAGATTTACGGGAACATCTTCACCTTGTGGATGGGACATATTCCTATCATCATACTGAATGGATTCCCAACTGTGAAGGATGGCCTGACTGTCCACTCTGAAGAGGTCTCTGGCCGGCCAACAACCCCTTTCTTTCGGAAAACGGCCGGAGGAAAGG GTATTATTTTCACAAGTGGTCAcacctggaagcagcagagacGCTTTGGGCTGATGACCCTGCGGAACCTGGGGCTGGGCAAGAAAGGCCTGGAGCACCGAATCCAAGAGGAGGCCCGTCACCTGGTGGAGTACTTTATGAATGCGAGAG GAGATCCCCTGGATCCTTCTTTCCCCATCATCCATTCGGTCTCAAACGTGATTGCGGCTGTGATGTTTGGCCATCGCTTTTCCACTGAGGACaaaaatttccaccagctgaTTGAAAGCAATGATTATCTGGTCAACTTTGGAGGCAGCATCAGCGAGATG CTGTATGATATTTTCCCCTGGTTCATGAATCATCTCCCAGGCGCTCACCAGAAGGCATTCTATTGCCAAGAGTTTCTCCGGTCTTTTGCAAGGAAGGAGCTCAGAAGCCACCAAGAGAGTGGGTCACCAGACGAACCCCAGGATTTCATTGATTTCTACCTGGCTCAGATAGACAAA AGCAAAGCTGAGCCTGATTCTACCTTTGATGAAGACAACCTGGTCCAGACTATTTTCGACCTTTTCTTGGCAGGCacagaaaccaccaccaccaccatgcacTGGGCAGTGCTTTATATGGTGGTTTACCCAGACATCcaag agaaagtccagaaggAGCTGGACGCTGTGCTGGGTCCCTCCCACTTAATCAGTTACGAGGATCGGAAGGAACTGCCGTTCACCTACGCCGTGGTCCATGAGATCCAGCGCTACAGCAGCATCGTTGCAGTGGGAGTTCCTAGAGAATGTGTCAAAGACACAGTGCTGCAGGGCTTTCCCATTGAAAAG GGCACCATTATTCTCCCAAATTTAACCTCCGCCTTATTTGACCCTGAGCAATGGGAGACACCTCGACAGTTCAACCCAAATCACTTCCTGGATCAGGATGGAAATTTTGTGAACAAAGAAGCTTTCTTACCGTTCTCAGCAG GGCACCGGGTGTGTTTGGGGGAGCAGCTGGCAAAGACTGAGCTCTTCATCTTCTTCACCAACTTGCTGCGGGTGTTCTCATTCAGGCTACCAGAGGGAGTGAAGGAAATCAACACCGAGTTCATTCTGGGGGCTACATTGCAGCCTCATCCCTATAAGATCTGTGCTGTTCCTCGCtag